CCCTCCCGCTTTCGGTTCGAAGGCCCCAAGTGAAAATGTGCGGATGCCGGCCGCCCGGATGTTCATGGGCAATCGGGCTGCCGAAGCCTCGCTCAGCGCGCAAGCAATCAGGCGTGCGCGAGAGTTCAGGCCGAGAACGGAACAGTGGAGCGACGAATGGCGATTACGAACACCAACACCCGCGCGATTTTCTCACCGACCTATCGGCCGTGGGAGCAGCGCTGGTACGCAGCATCGGGACCGGACATCGGAGTGTTCGCCTGGATAATGTTGATCCACGCGACGGCGCTGGCCGGCCTGGTGATGTTTCCTCTGCCCGGATGGCCGCTCTTTTTCGGCGCGCTGGCGCTCGCGTTCGTCGGCGGACTCGGCACTACGGTCGCCTATCATCGTGCGATCGCGCATCGCAGCGTCACGCTGAATCCATGGGCGCGCGGCGTGCTCACGTTCGTCGCGATGTTCAACGGTTCGGGTGCGCCAGCGTCGTGGGCGTCGCGCCATCGCCAGCATCATGCACAGGCGGATACTGCCGACGACGTCTCGAGTCCGATCTTCGGCGGCTTCTGGTGGGCGCATCTCCGATGGCTCTGGCAAACCGGGCCCTCGCCGATGGATCGCTACGGCCGCGATCTCAAGGCCCCGACGTACATCATCTGGCGTTATTTCCAGATTCCGATTCTGACGCTCTCGTATCTCGGCCCGCTGTATTTCGGCCTCGCGGCGTTTTTCTGGCTCGGCGCGATTCGGCTCTGCTTCGCGCTTCATGCGCAATGCTTCGTCAACAGCGTCTGCCACACCGAACCTGGAATCGTGCCGGGTGAGGATTCGAGCCGCAACGTGAGATGGCTCGCTGTGATGCATATGCTGCAGGGCGAGAATTGGCATCGCAACCATCATTCGCGGCCCGGATGGGCGCGGCTCGGGTGGAACTGGCGCCAGCCCGACGTTGGCTACGTTGTCATCCTTGCGCTCGAGCAACTCGGCCTCGCGTACGACGTTCGCGATGGCCGGCCGCGTGCGAACCTGAAGGCGCGCGATCCGCGCGAGATCGCCGGCGATCAGGACGCGCTCGATCCGGCCGCGTAAGCGCTCGCGCCGAATCGTCCGGGAGCTAAAGCTTCTTTGCGACGATCAGAACTGCCACCAGCAACGCCGGCTCGATGCCCGGGTTGGTCTACGCGTGATTGGTGCCGCGCTGCACCACCACGTCAAACGCCTTCAGTTTCAACGCCCAATGAACGCATTGGAGTGATTGGGCCGCTTCGTCCGCACCTTGAAAACCCGCAGTCCTGGAGAGCGTAACAGTGGATGTTGCAAACGGTGGTCGCGGGGGGCGAGACTGGTTCGGTTCCGCTTGGCTGAATCATTCTCGGGGGTCATCGTTTGGCTCCGGCTCAAATCGACCGCGCGCCAGCTCATTCGCTCGTTGGGCGCGAGCGAGAAGCCGCGCTATTGATCGCGGGCCTCGACGACGCGATCGCCGGGCGCGGCCGACTGTTCCTGATCTCGGGCGAGCCGGGAATCGGCAAGACATGGCTGGCCGATGAGGTTGCGAGGCACGGCGATGCCCGCGGGATGCGGGTGGCATGGGGCCGATGTTGGGAGGGCGGCGGTGCACCCTCATACTGGCCGTGGGTGCAAGTGCTGCGCTCACTTGTCGTTCATCCGGATCGGACGCGGGCGCGGCCGCCGCTTGTCACGCCGGAGATTGGTCAGCTAATCCCCGAACTGTCATCTGAAACGAATAGACCGACTCCGTCGGATCCAGATCAGGCGCGCTTTCGGCTCTTCGATGGCGTCGCCACGATGCTAAGGGACGCGGCACGATCGCAGCCGCTGGTTCTCATTTTTGACGATTTGCA
The DNA window shown above is from Candidatus Binatus sp. and carries:
- a CDS encoding fatty acid desaturase — translated: MAITNTNTRAIFSPTYRPWEQRWYAASGPDIGVFAWIMLIHATALAGLVMFPLPGWPLFFGALALAFVGGLGTTVAYHRAIAHRSVTLNPWARGVLTFVAMFNGSGAPASWASRHRQHHAQADTADDVSSPIFGGFWWAHLRWLWQTGPSPMDRYGRDLKAPTYIIWRYFQIPILTLSYLGPLYFGLAAFFWLGAIRLCFALHAQCFVNSVCHTEPGIVPGEDSSRNVRWLAVMHMLQGENWHRNHHSRPGWARLGWNWRQPDVGYVVILALEQLGLAYDVRDGRPRANLKARDPREIAGDQDALDPAA